One window of Microbacterium sp. Root61 genomic DNA carries:
- the ypfJ gene encoding KPN_02809 family neutral zinc metallopeptidase — protein MTFNDNAKVGGNTAKRRGRGAAIAGGGVVGLGAIAVLLLNIFTGGDFSGLLGGGAQQPAAAPESEIADCDTGADANARDDCRLAAASLNLDQYWTGVMEGYRAPQLIIVDGETPTQCGTASNATGPFYCPPEETVYVDPTFFAVLRQQYDATAGPLAQLYVLAHEYGHHAQNLLGVMQQYPNNGTGPDSNGVRTELQADCYAGAWVADLPKQVDEDGVPFMQAPTQQQINDALNAAATVGDDHIQQESGGFVNPESWTHGSSEQRQRWFATGYQDGATACDTFTVSGRSL, from the coding sequence GTGACATTCAACGACAACGCCAAGGTGGGCGGCAACACCGCCAAGCGCCGTGGCCGGGGCGCCGCGATCGCCGGCGGCGGCGTGGTCGGGCTCGGGGCCATCGCCGTGCTGCTGTTGAACATCTTCACCGGCGGCGACTTCTCCGGTCTCCTCGGCGGCGGCGCCCAGCAGCCTGCCGCCGCACCCGAGTCAGAGATCGCCGACTGCGACACGGGCGCCGACGCCAATGCGCGCGACGACTGCCGGCTGGCCGCGGCATCCCTCAACCTCGATCAGTACTGGACCGGGGTGATGGAGGGCTATCGCGCCCCTCAGCTCATCATCGTCGACGGCGAGACGCCGACGCAGTGCGGCACCGCCTCCAACGCGACGGGACCGTTCTACTGCCCGCCCGAGGAGACGGTCTATGTCGACCCCACCTTCTTCGCCGTGCTGCGTCAGCAGTACGACGCGACCGCCGGGCCGCTCGCGCAGCTCTACGTGCTCGCTCACGAGTACGGCCATCACGCGCAGAACCTGCTCGGCGTCATGCAGCAGTACCCGAACAACGGCACCGGCCCCGACAGCAACGGCGTCCGCACCGAATTGCAGGCAGACTGTTACGCAGGTGCGTGGGTCGCCGACCTGCCGAAACAAGTCGACGAGGACGGTGTGCCCTTCATGCAAGCGCCGACCCAGCAGCAGATCAACGACGCCCTCAACGCCGCGGCGACCGTCGGAGACGATCACATTCAGCAGGAATCGGGCGGCTTCGTCAATCCCGAGAGCTGGACCCATGGTTCGAGCGAGCAGCGCCAGCGCTGGTTCGCCACCGGGTACCAGGACGGAGCCACCGCGTGCGATACCTTCACGGTGTCGGGGAGGAGCCTATGA
- a CDS encoding malate dehydrogenase, whose amino-acid sequence MADTRRHRPTTVTITGAGGQIGYALMFRIASGGMLGPDRPVRLRLLEIPQGVAGAEGAALELQDCAFPLLTGVDVSTDPAEGFDGCNIALLVGARPRGPGMERADLLAANAGIFGPQGAAINAAAADDVRVVVVGNPANTNALITAASAPDVPADRFTALTRLDHNRALGQLSAALDTPVGEIRDVTIWGNHSASQFPDVTHATVAGRPVHEALAERLGGEAAATAWLDETFIPRVAKRGAEIIQVRGSSSVASAANAAIEHMHDWVLGTADGWTSAAVVSRGEYGVPEGLVSSFPVTAQDGAYRIVEGLSLDPRARARLDASVAELDEERAAVRALGLL is encoded by the coding sequence ATGGCCGACACGCGCAGGCACCGTCCCACGACCGTCACCATCACCGGCGCAGGCGGCCAGATCGGGTACGCCCTGATGTTCCGCATCGCCTCCGGGGGGATGCTCGGACCTGACCGGCCTGTGCGCCTGCGCCTTCTCGAGATTCCGCAGGGCGTCGCCGGGGCCGAGGGTGCAGCGCTCGAACTGCAGGATTGTGCGTTCCCACTGCTGACCGGCGTGGACGTTTCGACCGATCCTGCGGAGGGCTTCGACGGCTGCAACATCGCCCTGCTCGTCGGGGCCCGACCCCGCGGGCCGGGCATGGAACGGGCCGACCTGCTCGCCGCCAACGCCGGGATCTTCGGACCGCAGGGCGCGGCGATCAATGCCGCAGCGGCCGATGACGTGCGAGTCGTGGTCGTGGGCAACCCCGCCAACACGAACGCGCTGATCACCGCGGCATCCGCTCCGGACGTTCCCGCCGACCGGTTCACGGCGCTCACGCGGCTCGACCACAACCGCGCGCTCGGCCAGCTGAGCGCGGCGCTGGACACCCCGGTCGGCGAGATCCGCGACGTCACGATCTGGGGCAACCACTCGGCATCCCAATTCCCCGATGTGACGCACGCGACCGTCGCCGGCCGCCCGGTGCACGAAGCCCTGGCCGAACGACTCGGCGGCGAAGCAGCGGCCACGGCCTGGCTGGATGAGACCTTCATCCCCCGGGTCGCGAAGCGGGGTGCGGAGATCATCCAGGTGCGCGGCTCCTCGTCCGTCGCCTCCGCCGCGAACGCCGCCATCGAGCACATGCACGACTGGGTGCTGGGCACCGCCGACGGGTGGACCTCCGCCGCGGTCGTCTCCCGCGGGGAGTACGGCGTGCCCGAAGGTCTGGTCAGCTCGTTCCCCGTCACGGCACAGGATGGCGCGTACCGCATCGTCGAGGGCCTCTCCCTCGACCCGCGCGCCCGTGCCCGCCTCGACGCCTCGGTCGCCGAGCTCGACGAGGAGCGCGCGGCCGTCCGCGCACTCGGATTGCTCTGA
- a CDS encoding cation:proton antiporter, which yields MEDLLLIVLLAVVVIAVTTVLGQRLGVAGPLLLVALGIGVALLPFVHVPEINPEWILVGVLPPLLYSAAVNLPAIEFRRDFGPIAGLSVLLVVLSSVVLGLFFWMAVPSVGLPLGIALGAILSPTDAVATSIVKKLGITPRVVTMLEGESLLNDATALVLLRTAIVAIAGGFSFGATVGNFVWAVLLALVVGAIVGYLTLRLRAWVGNSAANTAISFTVPFIAYLPTEHFGGSGLVAAVVAGIVTGQGAARWLTPEQRMSDTLNWRTIELVLEGGVFLVMGLELKDIVGENIRSEAGLWHGAWLALSALAIVLAVRAVYVTFLVLAQSRRARRMSRERLEQFGARIDAVDRSPAEAKLRGPQDPARRARRLDSMRSRVSRALADLDYYQASPLGWKHGTIIVWAGMRGVVTLAAAQTLPRDGSIDSRALLVFVAFLVAVGSLMLQGFTLPWVVRALKLEREGEDGESREEQSRLDEQLRVAAASALQKPSLTKRNGEAFDPALLERIGARMTQPPDDENSAVAKDALELRLVMIEAMRGRLNELSHGGTFSTVALRHALAELDADELSLQLRLREDD from the coding sequence GTGGAGGACCTGCTGCTGATCGTCCTGCTCGCCGTCGTCGTCATCGCCGTGACGACCGTGCTGGGGCAGCGGCTGGGCGTGGCTGGTCCCCTGCTCCTGGTGGCGCTGGGCATCGGCGTCGCCCTGCTGCCGTTCGTCCATGTCCCCGAGATCAATCCGGAGTGGATCCTCGTGGGCGTGCTGCCACCGTTGCTGTACTCCGCCGCGGTGAATCTGCCGGCGATCGAGTTCCGGCGGGACTTCGGCCCGATCGCAGGACTCTCGGTGCTCCTGGTGGTGCTCAGCTCGGTGGTGCTCGGGCTGTTCTTCTGGATGGCCGTCCCGTCCGTCGGGCTGCCTTTGGGCATCGCCCTGGGCGCGATCCTGAGTCCCACCGACGCGGTGGCCACCTCGATCGTCAAGAAGCTCGGCATCACACCCCGCGTCGTGACGATGCTGGAGGGCGAGAGCCTGCTCAACGATGCGACCGCCCTCGTGCTGCTGCGCACCGCGATCGTCGCGATCGCCGGCGGGTTCTCGTTCGGCGCCACCGTCGGCAACTTCGTGTGGGCTGTGCTGCTCGCCCTCGTCGTCGGCGCGATCGTCGGCTACCTCACGCTGCGCCTGCGCGCCTGGGTCGGCAACTCCGCCGCGAACACGGCCATCAGCTTCACCGTGCCGTTCATCGCCTACCTGCCCACCGAGCACTTCGGCGGCTCCGGTCTCGTCGCCGCCGTCGTCGCGGGCATCGTGACCGGGCAGGGCGCGGCCCGCTGGCTCACCCCCGAGCAGCGGATGTCGGACACGCTGAACTGGCGCACGATCGAACTCGTCCTCGAGGGCGGCGTCTTCCTCGTGATGGGTCTCGAGCTCAAGGACATCGTCGGCGAGAACATCCGCTCCGAGGCGGGCCTGTGGCACGGCGCCTGGCTCGCCCTGTCGGCGCTCGCGATCGTGCTCGCCGTGCGCGCCGTATATGTCACGTTCCTCGTGCTGGCGCAGAGTCGACGGGCGCGACGGATGAGCCGCGAGCGACTCGAGCAGTTCGGCGCGCGCATCGACGCGGTCGATCGCTCGCCGGCGGAGGCGAAGCTGCGAGGCCCTCAGGACCCGGCCCGCCGGGCGCGCCGTCTCGACTCGATGCGGTCCCGCGTCTCCCGTGCCCTCGCCGACCTGGACTACTACCAGGCGTCGCCGCTCGGGTGGAAGCACGGCACGATCATCGTCTGGGCGGGCATGCGCGGCGTCGTGACACTCGCCGCAGCACAGACCCTCCCCCGCGACGGCAGCATCGACAGCCGCGCCCTGCTGGTCTTCGTCGCCTTCCTCGTCGCTGTGGGCAGCCTGATGCTGCAGGGCTTCACCCTCCCCTGGGTGGTCCGGGCGCTGAAACTGGAACGCGAGGGCGAAGACGGCGAGAGCCGTGAGGAGCAGTCGCGCCTGGACGAGCAGCTGCGGGTGGCCGCGGCATCCGCCCTGCAGAAGCCGTCGCTCACGAAGCGCAATGGGGAGGCGTTCGATCCGGCCCTTCTCGAACGGATCGGCGCGCGCATGACCCAACCACCGGATGACGAGAATTCCGCGGTGGCGAAGGACGCCCTCGAACTGCGCCTGGTCATGATCGAGGCGATGCGCGGCCGGCTGAACGAGCTCTCGCACGGCGGCACGTTCAGCACCGTCGCCCTGCGCCACGCCCTCGCCGAGCTCGATGCCGACGAACTGAGCCTGCAGCTGCGGCTCCGCGAAGACGACTGA
- a CDS encoding recombinase family protein gives MPDTQPLSPAGSTTDAAALRASVVDHHPETNPIGVPHIAAECPICFNELQSDHHWWLARPAGSRLVGLVVARDDMPSVVEQRNELTRFGVPIEGFRHPAPEVMESWEVRLVRLISTLRNGDVLVVTSVHALGHDIEEETRTVAELHRHGVVVKVLGHGGRHLYDAGR, from the coding sequence ATGCCCGACACCCAACCGCTTTCGCCCGCCGGATCGACGACGGATGCCGCGGCGCTGCGCGCATCGGTGGTCGACCATCATCCGGAGACCAATCCCATCGGCGTTCCGCACATCGCCGCCGAGTGCCCCATCTGTTTCAACGAGCTGCAGAGCGATCACCACTGGTGGCTGGCCCGCCCGGCCGGATCTCGCCTCGTCGGCCTCGTCGTCGCGCGCGACGACATGCCCTCGGTAGTCGAGCAGCGCAATGAGCTGACCCGCTTCGGCGTGCCGATCGAGGGGTTCCGTCACCCCGCGCCCGAGGTGATGGAGAGCTGGGAGGTGCGTCTGGTGCGCCTCATCTCCACCTTGCGCAACGGGGATGTCCTCGTCGTGACCAGCGTGCACGCGCTCGGCCACGACATCGAGGAGGAGACCCGCACGGTCGCCGAGCTGCACCGTCACGGCGTCGTCGTGAAAGTGCTCGGCCACGGCGGTCGTCACCTGTACGACGCCGGACGCTGA
- a CDS encoding Type 1 glutamine amidotransferase-like domain-containing protein, giving the protein MKLLLTSGGVTNDSIGDALIRLLGKPLAECRALFVPTAQWGQPACSPESVFSSIAGHSPDRPGLCELGWKSVGVLELTALPTIPEERWMPWVRDTDVLLVDGGDAAYLCHWIRESGLADLLPSLTETVWVGVSAGSMVVTPRIGAEFLDWKPDGQDETLGIVDFSIFPHLNYPGWSHNTTEAARRWATKIPGPAYAIDDQTAISVVDGTIEVISEGRWELLHP; this is encoded by the coding sequence ATGAAGCTGTTACTCACCTCCGGCGGCGTCACGAATGACAGCATCGGCGATGCCCTCATCAGATTGCTCGGAAAGCCGCTCGCCGAATGCCGCGCCCTCTTCGTGCCGACGGCACAGTGGGGGCAGCCCGCCTGCAGCCCCGAGTCGGTGTTCAGCTCGATCGCCGGGCACTCGCCCGATCGGCCTGGACTGTGTGAACTGGGCTGGAAATCCGTCGGCGTGCTCGAACTCACCGCGCTACCAACGATTCCCGAGGAACGGTGGATGCCGTGGGTCAGGGACACAGACGTTCTGCTGGTCGACGGGGGCGACGCTGCCTACCTTTGTCATTGGATCCGAGAATCCGGGCTCGCCGATCTGCTGCCGTCGTTGACCGAAACGGTGTGGGTCGGAGTCAGCGCCGGCAGCATGGTGGTGACCCCTCGCATCGGCGCAGAGTTCCTCGACTGGAAACCGGACGGGCAGGACGAAACTCTGGGCATCGTCGACTTCTCGATCTTCCCGCACCTGAACTACCCAGGCTGGTCCCACAACACAACCGAAGCTGCCCGACGCTGGGCGACGAAGATCCCCGGACCGGCGTACGCGATCGACGATCAAACCGCGATCTCGGTCGTCGATGGCACCATCGAGGTCATCTCGGAGGGCCGCTGGGAACTCCTTCATCCTTGA
- a CDS encoding MMPL family transporter, with protein MAELLHRLGTFAARRAWTVIIAWVVILGIAAGGFLLGFKGLSSSFDIPGTASGEVIAELEEQLPDFSGASGTVVFHTTDDSALTPEQQAEIAALVQSGRDLPDVADVIDPFATEQQLADQRQQIEDGRTQIADARTQASVGQAQLDAGTAQLDAAQTQLDAGRAQAEAAGFPTTELAAQQALLDAQRTELNSQQQTLTDGLTAIDKQEATLEQGAELISFADGIRVVSADGATAIVNVQFTEPRLELDQASKDAVIEHFESEPIDGVEVAFSTDISQGIPEILGVGEVIGVALAAVVLIVVLGSLLAASFPIITALVGVAIGAMATLAFSGVVQMASVTPILGVMLGLAVGIDYSLFILYRHRKQLLQGADVVESIGLANGTAGNAVVFAGTTVIVALLALNITGIPFLGLMGTAGAVSVAVAVLIAISLTPALLGLAKSRVLGKRARERAAAAAAVDTTTPRARGQAIKPMSTLRSILTVIVATIALLVVAIPAMSMRLGLPDGGSESADSAAYRAFTLTEESFGAGVNGPLLITAALPGGLDDDQVLNHQLLVARELAAMDDVIAVAPIAVSDDNRLAAFQVVPAEGPNSTSTEALVRELRELPPIAEDITLGVAGQAAINIDISEGLANVLPLYLLVVVGLSFLIMVMVFRSLLVPLIATAGFVLSLFATYGAVTAVFQWGWLGDLLGVHNPGPILSFLPVILVGILFGLAMDYQLFLTTGMREAWAHGAPARHAVAQGFRAGRTVVTAAALIMIAVFSGFITSESVIIKSMGLGLALGVLFDAFIVRMLLIPALMHLLGESAWWLPKWLDRIIPNVDVEGSALERRHPAHHGV; from the coding sequence GTGGCCGAGTTGCTGCACCGGTTGGGGACGTTTGCGGCACGGCGCGCGTGGACGGTCATCATCGCGTGGGTCGTGATCCTCGGGATCGCGGCCGGTGGATTCCTGCTCGGGTTCAAGGGGCTGAGCTCGAGCTTCGACATCCCCGGCACCGCTTCCGGTGAGGTGATCGCCGAACTCGAAGAGCAGCTGCCCGACTTCAGCGGCGCGTCCGGGACGGTCGTGTTCCATACGACCGACGACTCCGCCCTCACCCCGGAGCAGCAGGCCGAGATCGCCGCGCTCGTCCAGTCCGGCCGCGACCTACCCGACGTCGCCGATGTGATCGACCCCTTCGCGACCGAGCAACAGCTGGCCGACCAACGCCAGCAGATCGAGGACGGTCGCACGCAGATCGCGGATGCTCGCACGCAGGCGTCGGTGGGGCAGGCCCAGTTGGATGCAGGGACCGCGCAGCTCGATGCCGCTCAGACGCAACTGGACGCGGGCCGCGCGCAAGCAGAGGCGGCCGGGTTCCCGACGACCGAACTCGCCGCCCAGCAGGCACTTCTGGACGCCCAGCGCACGGAGTTGAACTCTCAGCAGCAGACGCTGACGGACGGCCTCACGGCGATCGACAAGCAGGAAGCCACGCTCGAACAGGGCGCCGAGCTGATCTCCTTCGCCGACGGGATCCGTGTCGTATCCGCGGACGGTGCCACCGCGATCGTCAACGTGCAATTCACCGAACCGCGCCTCGAGCTCGACCAGGCCTCGAAGGATGCCGTCATCGAGCACTTCGAGTCGGAGCCGATCGACGGGGTCGAGGTGGCCTTCTCCACGGACATCTCGCAGGGCATCCCCGAAATCCTGGGTGTCGGCGAGGTCATCGGCGTCGCGCTCGCCGCGGTCGTGCTGATCGTGGTTCTCGGCTCGCTGCTGGCGGCCTCGTTCCCGATCATCACCGCACTGGTCGGCGTCGCGATCGGCGCGATGGCCACGCTCGCGTTCTCGGGCGTCGTGCAGATGGCCTCGGTCACGCCGATCCTCGGCGTGATGCTGGGCTTGGCGGTCGGCATCGACTACTCGCTGTTCATCCTGTACCGACACCGTAAGCAGCTCCTGCAAGGCGCCGACGTGGTCGAATCCATCGGTCTGGCCAATGGAACCGCCGGCAACGCGGTCGTGTTCGCCGGGACAACTGTCATCGTCGCACTCCTCGCCCTCAACATCACCGGCATCCCGTTCCTGGGTCTCATGGGAACAGCCGGCGCCGTCAGCGTCGCGGTCGCGGTCCTGATCGCGATCTCGCTGACGCCCGCCCTGCTCGGTCTCGCGAAGAGCCGGGTTCTCGGCAAGCGCGCCCGCGAGCGCGCCGCTGCCGCCGCCGCGGTCGACACCACGACGCCGCGGGCACGCGGCCAGGCGATCAAGCCGATGTCGACGTTGCGTTCGATCCTGACCGTCATCGTCGCCACCATCGCTCTGCTGGTCGTCGCGATCCCCGCGATGTCGATGCGCCTCGGGCTGCCCGACGGCGGCTCCGAGTCCGCGGACTCCGCCGCCTATCGTGCGTTCACCCTCACGGAAGAGTCCTTCGGTGCCGGGGTCAACGGGCCTTTGTTGATCACCGCAGCCCTCCCTGGAGGCCTCGACGACGATCAGGTGCTGAACCACCAGCTCCTCGTCGCCCGCGAACTCGCCGCGATGGACGACGTCATCGCCGTGGCGCCCATCGCCGTTTCGGACGACAACCGTCTCGCCGCATTCCAGGTCGTCCCCGCCGAGGGGCCGAACAGCACCTCGACTGAGGCCCTTGTGCGGGAGTTGCGCGAACTCCCCCCGATCGCCGAGGACATCACGCTCGGTGTCGCCGGCCAGGCGGCGATCAACATCGACATCTCGGAGGGCCTCGCGAACGTCCTGCCGCTGTACCTGCTCGTGGTGGTCGGCCTCTCGTTCCTCATCATGGTCATGGTCTTCCGCTCCTTGCTCGTGCCGCTCATCGCCACCGCCGGCTTCGTCCTGTCGCTGTTCGCGACCTACGGCGCCGTCACCGCGGTCTTCCAGTGGGGCTGGCTCGGCGATCTGCTCGGCGTGCACAACCCCGGCCCGATCCTGAGTTTCCTGCCGGTCATCCTCGTCGGCATCCTGTTCGGCCTGGCCATGGACTACCAGTTGTTCCTGACGACCGGGATGCGGGAGGCATGGGCGCACGGCGCGCCCGCCCGCCATGCCGTCGCGCAGGGCTTCCGCGCCGGCCGCACGGTCGTGACCGCCGCGGCCCTCATCATGATCGCCGTCTTCTCCGGCTTCATCACGTCCGAGTCGGTGATCATCAAATCGATGGGCCTCGGCCTCGCGCTCGGCGTACTCTTCGACGCATTCATCGTCCGGATGCTGCTGATCCCAGCGCTCATGCACCTGTTGGGCGAATCGGCCTGGTGGCTCCCGAAATGGCTGGACCGCATCATCCCGAACGTGGATGTCGAAGGCTCGGCGCTCGAACGCCGCCACCCCGCTCATCACGGGGTCTGA
- a CDS encoding TetR/AcrR family transcriptional regulator: MPLPRSGPVRSEAARQAILHATVELLAERGYDHLSIEGIAARAGVGKQTIYRWWPSKGAVIAECLLEGMLLSERLRPPDTGDIRQDLTTWLQRVFALLGSAEGEGLLRSLIAAAAEHAEVGRRLRDSLSGSDSISGRLKRAIGTVPNLPEGAPVDEVADALIGAVILRALSRTAIEPGDVDRLLDAVIGR, translated from the coding sequence ATGCCCTTGCCCCGAAGCGGTCCTGTCCGCAGCGAAGCAGCGCGCCAGGCGATCCTGCACGCTACCGTCGAACTTCTCGCCGAACGCGGGTACGATCACCTGAGCATCGAGGGCATCGCCGCACGCGCCGGAGTGGGCAAGCAGACCATCTACCGCTGGTGGCCGTCCAAAGGTGCGGTGATCGCCGAGTGCCTGCTCGAGGGAATGCTGCTCTCCGAACGCCTACGACCGCCCGACACCGGCGACATCCGCCAGGACTTGACCACCTGGCTCCAGCGCGTCTTCGCACTCCTGGGCAGTGCGGAGGGCGAGGGCCTCCTGCGCTCACTGATCGCCGCGGCCGCCGAGCACGCAGAGGTCGGTCGTCGGCTGCGTGACAGCCTGTCGGGATCGGACTCGATCTCGGGCCGACTGAAACGCGCCATCGGAACAGTGCCCAACCTCCCCGAGGGCGCTCCCGTCGACGAGGTCGCAGACGCACTGATCGGCGCCGTCATCCTGCGGGCGCTGAGTCGCACCGCGATCGAGCCCGGGGATGTCGATCGGCTTCTCGACGCCGTCATCGGGCGCTGA
- a CDS encoding aldo/keto reductase — protein sequence MTTSVPLLNGLRMPQIGLGVYLISDVAVCESSVKSALETGYRLIDTAIAYRNERAVGRGIHGSGVPRDEIFLTTKLWPSHYKYDKARVAIAESLKRLDSGYIDLLLLHQPVGDIHGAWRAMEEAVDEGTVRSIGVSNFTVADLEDLLPKARITPVVDQVELHPHWQQPELLPYLSSHAIVAEAWYPLGHGSKSLLAEPAVLAAATEHGKSPVQIILRWHVQRGFVAIPKSTDPEHIAANLDVFDFTLAAAEMSAINALGRDRPMFRMPRWAMSATMPLVSPRQRA from the coding sequence ATGACGACGAGCGTTCCGCTCTTGAACGGTCTCCGGATGCCGCAGATCGGCCTGGGCGTCTATCTCATCTCCGATGTCGCGGTGTGCGAGTCGAGTGTGAAGTCGGCCCTGGAGACGGGATACCGGCTCATCGACACCGCAATCGCCTATCGGAACGAACGCGCCGTGGGTCGCGGCATCCACGGCTCGGGAGTGCCCCGCGATGAGATCTTCCTCACCACGAAGCTGTGGCCGTCGCATTACAAGTACGACAAGGCTCGCGTCGCGATCGCCGAGTCGCTGAAACGACTCGACTCCGGCTACATCGATCTGCTGCTCCTGCATCAACCCGTGGGCGACATACACGGCGCCTGGAGGGCCATGGAGGAAGCCGTGGATGAGGGAACCGTCCGGTCCATCGGCGTCAGCAACTTCACCGTTGCCGACCTGGAGGATCTGCTTCCGAAGGCGCGGATCACGCCCGTCGTGGACCAGGTGGAACTGCATCCGCATTGGCAGCAGCCCGAGCTGCTCCCCTACCTCTCGTCTCATGCCATCGTGGCGGAGGCGTGGTATCCGCTCGGCCACGGATCGAAGTCTCTCCTCGCCGAACCCGCGGTCCTCGCTGCGGCGACCGAACATGGGAAGTCGCCGGTGCAGATCATCCTTCGCTGGCACGTTCAACGCGGGTTCGTCGCCATCCCCAAATCGACCGACCCCGAGCACATCGCGGCGAACCTCGACGTGTTCGACTTCACCCTCGCGGCCGCGGAGATGTCGGCCATCAACGCACTGGGCAGAGACCGGCCCATGTTCCGGATGCCGCGCTGGGCGATGTCCGCCACCATGCCACTGGTCAGCCCTCGCCAGCGCGCGTAG
- a CDS encoding DUF4232 domain-containing protein has protein sequence MRTPISRRLLASSTFAAALWLLFAIVRWAFSQIQGPAAQLALLVPEVMPSGLTWGESGPWLILTVVIGGIAVALAHALFTAVSGRDGTWLVAAWFATVAAGALVGLALDIAGVWGSLATFGPRGLLVGEFGTAAASGALWGLAVGWMPGLVARMPAPAPAAADADERMSRGRRAPWLLPAAAVAVIAVVTTGVVADNARTAAIEADAAARQEAEAAVTFGAMPDSNAPGVPVPDKADTSTDFDPAWCTPERAMLLKGEPDAATGHRGLPIRLMNFSDEPCVIEGYPDVAFGDQNGHLLAVTIEQGGSFMAQDPGPQRIEVPAGGHAVSVLTWDAASPHGALVTKTVYAAPTAGMTRGSWPIDLDIVEGSTVATTAWVIDANPAPAE, from the coding sequence ATGCGCACACCAATCAGCCGCCGCCTGCTCGCATCGAGCACTTTCGCGGCCGCACTCTGGCTCCTTTTCGCCATTGTCCGCTGGGCCTTCTCGCAGATCCAAGGGCCCGCTGCCCAGCTCGCCCTTCTGGTGCCCGAGGTGATGCCGTCGGGACTGACGTGGGGGGAAAGCGGTCCATGGCTGATCCTCACGGTCGTCATCGGGGGGATCGCTGTCGCGCTCGCGCATGCGTTGTTCACGGCGGTGTCGGGCCGGGATGGCACATGGCTGGTCGCCGCCTGGTTCGCGACCGTCGCAGCCGGCGCGCTCGTCGGGCTTGCCCTGGACATCGCCGGCGTCTGGGGATCACTCGCCACCTTCGGACCACGTGGATTGCTAGTGGGCGAGTTCGGTACCGCCGCGGCATCCGGCGCGCTGTGGGGGCTGGCGGTGGGGTGGATGCCGGGCCTTGTGGCCCGCATGCCGGCTCCGGCTCCGGCTGCAGCAGACGCAGACGAGCGGATGTCGCGGGGGCGGCGAGCACCCTGGCTCTTGCCGGCCGCGGCCGTTGCTGTGATCGCCGTGGTGACGACCGGCGTGGTCGCCGACAATGCGCGTACTGCCGCGATCGAGGCGGATGCCGCCGCGCGACAGGAGGCCGAGGCTGCTGTCACGTTCGGCGCTATGCCCGACTCCAACGCGCCGGGGGTGCCGGTGCCCGACAAGGCGGATACCTCCACCGACTTCGACCCGGCGTGGTGCACACCCGAAAGAGCGATGCTACTGAAGGGCGAGCCCGATGCGGCGACGGGGCACCGCGGCCTGCCGATCCGGCTGATGAACTTCTCGGACGAGCCGTGCGTCATCGAGGGATACCCCGATGTGGCGTTCGGCGACCAGAATGGGCACCTGCTCGCGGTGACCATCGAGCAGGGCGGGTCCTTCATGGCGCAGGATCCCGGCCCCCAGCGCATCGAGGTGCCCGCCGGCGGCCACGCGGTGTCTGTGCTCACGTGGGATGCCGCATCGCCGCACGGGGCACTCGTCACGAAAACCGTCTATGCTGCACCGACCGCCGGCATGACCCGAGGCTCGTGGCCGATCGATCTCGACATCGTCGAAGGCTCAACGGTCGCCACCACCGCCTGGGTGATCGACGCGAACCCTGCGCCCGCCGAGTGA